CGTCCACAAATGACAGCGCCACTCGCGTGCGGCCGACCACGATTTGCTGCAACGCCTTCCGGCTGAGCGACTCCGCCGGCCCCAGGTCACTCCACTGATCAGCCATGGCCGACACTGTATCAGCCGGTCGGACTGGACGTAACACTCCCCTCCTCCCGAACCTGCCACGCGGCGGTTAAGCGTCACTGGGTCGACCGATCTGCGCGGGCCGCGCGACCGTTGCCCCCACGCGCCTTCGCGAGATCCTCGAGGATGATGCAGTCCGGACCGGGGCCGCCCGCACACGACGCATCGCAGGAATCGACAAATGAGATCAGGCTGCGCTCCAACGCCTTCAACTCGCGCATCTTGGCGCGAACTGCCGTCAGATGCTCCGCCGCCATGTCGCGCGCCGCCATGCACGAACGATTTGGGTCCTGGGTGATCGACACCAGCGTTCGGACTTGCTCGATCGAGAAATCGAAGTCGCGGCAACGCCGGATGAACGTCAGCCGATCAACGTCTTCGCGCCGATATACGCGCTGGCCGCTCGCCTGACGTGCAGCGCGCCGCAGCAACCCAATCGCTTCGTAGTACCGGATCGTCGGCACGGACGTACCCGTCCGTTCCGCCAAGTCGCCGATTCTCAAGTCACCCATGGAAATCCCTTGAATCATCGCCCTTGACCCTCAAGTTACTTGAGGGTCTACACTGCCATATGAGGAATCGAAAACCAAGGGATTCACGTTGATAGAGAACCAAACCGAGCCACCAATCGCCTGCACGCTCGAGGGCGAAAGCTATCCGGAGCGCATCGCATGGATCGCGGATCTGGCGCGCGAGGGCTTGCGCAGCCATCGGCGAGACGACCTGACGCTCGAGTTGGACTACGCGCCGGAAGTCGCCGGCCGTGTTCATGAAATGGTGCGCAAGGAACAGGAATGTTGCGCGTTCCTCTCCTTCGACATCACCGACAGAAACAACGCCGTTCGGCTCACGATTACGGCGCCGGGGCGCGCCCGCGACGTTGCTGACGACCTCTTCGAACAGTTCCTCCCGACGAGCGCGAGTTGTTCCGTGCCGGCCGGTAGCGCAGATCGATCCTGATCAAGCTCGACCTTGCTCGTTCCTTCACGCAGCACCGACAGTGGCGATCGGCGCCACCGGCGACTGGCCAAGCCCGGCGCCTCAATCGAGCATCGCAAGCCGGGTACAATGTTCGTGACCCGCCCACATGCGCTACCTGCGGATGCTGTCGAACTCGGTGATCGCCGGTGGCGTGGCCTCCGGGTACCTTACCGCGCTCGTCCTGCAGCTCAATCCTTCGGTCTCACTCGTTCCTGGCACGTTGTTGCCGCTGGCGCTGGTGCTGGGCGTCGCCTATGGCGCCAACCTGACGGTGGCGTTCTACGCGCTGATTGTGCTGCGCCAGATCCTGGCGGTTGAAGTGCTGTCGCCGGGGTGGCTGAGCGTGCGCCTGCTGTCGTGGCTCTGCACGATGGCCGCCGGCACGGGCGCCGCCTTGATGTGGATGAACCTGCGCAGCTTCGGCCCCGTGCTCGATCCGATTACCGCCAACCGCATGGGCATCGGCGCCGGCATCGTCTCGGCGGCCGGCGTCGTCTTCCTCGGGATTGCGCTCGCGCACCTGGGGCGGCGTGGCGGGCGCACCAGCGCCGCGCTGCTGTCGGTGACCATGCTGCTGTCGGTGGTCCTGCCGATTGTCGCGCGCGGTCCGGCCCGCCCAACGCCGCTGCCGGCGCGGCCCACCACCGCGGTTGCCCAGCCCGAGGCATCGCGGGCGCAGGCCAACGTCACGCTGCTGATGTTCGATGGCGCCACCCTCGACATGATCTCGCCGGCGGTCGCCGCCGGGCGGTTGCCGAATATCGGCCGGATCTTCGACCAGGGCGCGGTGCTGCACCTGGCCACGCTCAGGCCGACCCAGGCCGAGCCGGTGTGGAGCGCGATCGCCACCGGCCGCTACCCGATGTACAACGGCGTGCGATCGGCGGAGGTCTATCGAGTCTTCGGTGGCCCGCCCATCCAGTTGTTGCCGGACTATTGCTTCGCGCAGGCGCTGGTGAGCTTTGGATTCCTGGCGGCCGAGCCGCTCACCGCAAGTGACCTGACGGCACGGCCGATCTGGAGCATCCTGAGCGACCACGGCGTGCGGGTCGGCGTGATCGGCTGGCCGCTCACGCAGCCGGCGCCCCAGGTTGACGGCTTCGTCGTGAGCGAGTCCTTCCACCGCCTGTCGGAAACCGAGATGGCGTTCGAGGGCGCCTCGGCGGTGTGGCCGCCGGAGTTGCTGGCGGACGTGCGGGTGGCGTTGCAGACGCCCGCCGAACCTGATCCGGTCGCGCTCGTCGCGAACATGGGTGCGCCGCAACCCGTGAACGACTACGACGCGCGGCGCGATCCGACGCCGGTGGTCGGCGACCGTGTGCACCTCCAGTTGCTGACCGCGCTGAGAGGCTCGGCGCCACGCTTCCTGGCGGCGCGCTTCCCCGGCATCGATGCCGTCGGCCACTTCTTCCTGCGCTATGCCGACCCTTCTGCGTTCGGCGATGTCTCGGAAGACGAGCGGCAACGTTTCGGGCGCGTGCTGGATCAGTACTACGGCTTCATGGACACGCTGGTGGGCCGGGAACTGGATCGCCTCGGCCCCGATGGTCTGTTGCTAGTGGTGTCGGCATTCGGGATGGAGCCGCTGACCCCCAGCAAGCGGGTGCTGGAGATGATTCTCGGCAATCCCCGCATTAGCGGCACGCACGAACGCGCTCCCGATGGGTTCGTGCTGGCCTTCGGCCAGCCGATCGCCGCGGGCCGGCCGCCCCGTGCCTCGGTCGTCGACCTCGCGCCGACGCTGCTGTATTTCCTGGGCCTGCCGGTCGGGCGCGACATGGAAGGCTTTGCGCGCATCGATCTGTTCACGCCGGACTTCACGAGCGACAAGCCGGTCACCTACATCCCGACCTACGGACGTTGAACAGGAGATCAGGAGTTCAAGAGTTCAACCAAAAGATGCTCCTGAACTCTTGATCTCCTGTCTTTGGCGGGATCTTGATTGCGCCGCTGTCCATGTTCGGGCGATCATGCAGCGGCCCCGGCCTGATCGCAGACCATGCTCGTCAACTGTGTTGCCTACCATCGTGGTCAGAAGCTCGCCGACATCTCGCTCGGCGAAGTCCGCACGCATCTGGACCGGGCCGATTGCTTCGTGTGGGTGGCGCTCAAGGATCCTCAACCGGGTGAGCTGGCGTCGCTTCAAGACGAATTTGACCTTCACGAGCTGGCGATCGAAGACGCGCAGAAGGGCCACCAGCGCCCGAAGGTCGAGGAGTATGGCTCCTCGCTGTTTGTCGTCTTGCACCTGGTCGAGCCGGCCGGCGACGAGCTGCTGACCGGCGAGGTCGCCATCTTCGTTGGACCGCAGTACATCATTTCGGTGCGCAGCGACGCACAGGTCGGATTCGCCGAGGTGCGGCGCCGCTGCGAACTGGAACCCGAGTTGCTGCAACACGGCCCCGCCTACGTGCTCTATGCGTTGATGGACACGGTCGTCGACCGCTACTTTCCGGTGCTCGATGCCTTGAGCGAGGAGATCGAGGGGATCGAGCAGCGCATCTTCGCCGGCCAGACGACCCGCGCCCAGATCGAAGAGCTGTACTCGCTCAAGCGCAAGCTGTTGACGCTGGACCACGCGACCGTGCCGCTGCTCGAAGTGGCGGCCAAGCTGCACGGCGGCCGCGTGCCGCCGATTTGCAACGGGCTCCAGGAGTATTTCCGAGACGTCTACGACCACCTGATGCGCCTCAAGCAGTCGATCGACAGCCTGCGCGACATGGTCACCACCGCCATCTCCGTCAACCTGTCGCTGATCGCGCTGCAGGAGAGTGAGGTCACCAAGCGACTGGCCGCCTATGCGGCCCTCGTCGCGGTGCCGACCATGGTCGCGGGTGTCTACGGAATGAACTTCGCCAACATGCCGGAGTTGCAGTGGGCCTACGGCTACCCGGCGGCGGTCGCGGCGATGGTGCTGATCGACGTCTACCTGGTGTATCGCTTCAAGAAGGCTGGTTGGATGTGACCGGCGACGCGCTCTGTTTCACAAGCGCGCGCGAGCTCGCCGGCTTGATTAGGTCGCGCCAGGTCTCGGCGCGCGAGGTGATGTCGGCCTTTCTCGGCCAGATCAGGCGCTTCAACCCGTCGCTCAACGCGATTGTCGCCAGCCTCGACGAGGACTCGTGCCTGGCGCTGGCCGACCGGGCCGATCGCGAGCTGGCGTCGGGCCAGGCCGTCGGCGCCCTCCATGGTCTTCCGATCGCGTTCAAGGATCTTGAATCGGTAGTCGGCTTCCCGTTCACGAAGGGATCGCCGATTTTCAAGGACGTGATGCCGTCTGAAGACTCGGTGATCGTCGAGCGGCTGCGTCGCGCCGGCACCATTCCGATCGGCAAGACCAACGTGCCCGAATTCGGCATGGGCTCGCATACCTACAACAAGGTCTACGGCACTACTTACAATCCGTACGACCGTACCAAGAGCGCTGGCGGCTCGTCCGGCGGGGCGGGCGCGGCGCTCGCGGCCGGCATGCTGCCACTCGCCGACGGCAGCGACCTGGGCGGCTCGCTCCGCAACCCGGCCAACTTCAACAACATCGTCGCGCTTCGGCCGACCGTCGGCCTGGTGCCGGTCGCCCCGGCGGCGCTGCCCCTGGTCGGCGTGTCGGTCAAGGGGCCGATGGCGCGGTCGGTGGCCGACGCCGCGTTCATGCTGAGCGTGATCGCCGGCGAGGACGGCCGCGATCCCCAGTCGTATCCGTCGAACCTGCAGGACTTCACGCCGCCGCTCGATCGCGATTGGAGGGGCGTGCGGGTGGCGTGGTCGCCGGACCTGGGCGGGCTGCCTCTCGACCGGCGCGTGCGCGCCGTGCTCGAATCACAACGCAGCACCTTCGAGGACCTCGGCTGCATCGTCGAAGAAGCGACGCCGGATTTCAGTGACGTGGACGAGATCTTCCTGACCTTGCGGTCGTGGGCGAACTGGAACACCAACGGTGCGCTGCTGGCAGAGCACCGCGCGGTGATGAAGCCCGAGGCGATTTGGGATATCGAGGCCGGTGCCAAGTTGAGCGGCGCCGACGTCGCGCAGGCGATCATCAAGCACGGCGCGTTGCTGGAGCGGATGCGCGTGTTCCAGGAGAAGTACCCGTTCCTCGTGTGCGCGGTCAACCAGGTACCGCCGTTCGACGCGCACCTCGATTGGCCGAAGTCGATCGAGGGCGTCGCGATGGACAACTACGTGGCGTGGATGAAGTCCGCGTATTGGATCTCGACCACGTGCCGCCCGGCGATCTCGGTGCCGGCGGGGTTTACGCCCGAGGGCCTGCCGGTGGGGATCCAGATTGTCGGCCGGCATCGTGACGACCTTGGCGTGTTGCGGTTAGGGCACGCTTTTGAGCAAGCGACCGGAGTGGGCCGCCGCCGGCCCGACGGGGCGTAGCGCTCGGCCCGCAGCCAGGCGCATGGTGATATAGTTCCAGTCAACCTGCGGAGGCGACTCCGCTCTCTTTAAACGCGGACCTGCGAGTTCGCAAAGAGGTGACTATGCCGGTTGTCATGGATGCGGAGCGCATCTCGCGCGCGCTCACTCGCATCGCCCACGAAATTATCGAGCACAATCGCGGCCTGGCGAACATCGCCCTCGTGGGCGTGCGCAGCCGTGGCGTGCCGATCGCCCATCGAATCGCCCACGACATCCTCCAGATCACCACGGAAGAAATCGCGGTCGGCGCCCTCGACATCACCCTCTATCGTGACGACCTGATGGGCGCCTCGGTCGGCCTCGCGCCAATGGTCCGCAAGACCGAGATTCCTTTCTCCATCGATGGCCGCACCATCGTGCTCGTGGACGACGTGCTCTATACGGGCCGGACCACGCGCGCCGCGCTCGACGCGCTGACGGATTTTGGCCGGCCCAAGTCGATCCAGCTGGTGGTGCTGGTCGATCGCGGCCACCGCGAGCTGCCGATCAAGGCCGACTACGTCGGCAAGAATGTGCCGACCTCCCGCACCGAGAGCGTGCAGGTCCACTTGCGCGAGCTCGACGGCGTGGACGAAGTGTTGCTCGAAGGGAAGGCGTGATGCTGACCGCCCTCAAGCAGAAGCACTTGCTTGGCATCGCCGACCTGAGCCCCGAAGAGATCGTCCTGATTCTCGACACGACCGAGGCCATGAAGGAAGTGGGGCAGCGCACCATCAAGAAGGTGCCGACGCTGCGCGGCCGCACCGTCATCAACCTGTTCTTCGAGCCAAGCACGCGCACGCGGACCTCGTTCGAGATTGCCGAGAAGCGGCTGAGCGCGGACACACTCAACGTGGCGATTGCCTCATCCAGCGTGGTGAAGGGCGAGACGCTGGTCGACACCGCGATGAACCTCGAGGCGATGGCGCCGAGCATGATCGTGCTGCGTCACGCCTCTTCCGGCGCCTGCCACCTGCTCTCGCGCATCTGCAAGGCCGCCATCGTCAATGCCGGCGACGGCATGCACGAGCACCCGACCCAGGCGTTGCTCGACGCGTTCACGATTCGCGAGCGCAAGGGTAAACTGGCCGGCCTCAAGATCGCAATCGTGGGCGACTTGCTGCACAGCCGCGTGCTGCGGTCGAACGTGCTGTTGCTGACGAAGCTCGGCGCGGATGTCTGGGTGTGTGCGCCGGCGACGCTGATTCCGCCGGGGCTCGCGCAGATGGGCGTGACGGTGACGACGCGCGTGGACGAGGCCGTCGAGGGCGCCGACGTGATCATGATGCTGCGCATCCAGCTCGAGCGCATGCAGGGCGCCTATTTCCCGTCGCAGCGCGAGTATTTCCGGACCTTCGGCATGACCGAAGCCCGGGTGGCGCGGGCCAAGACCGACGTCATCATCATGCATCCCGGGCCCATCAACCGCGGGGTGGAAATCGCCTCAGAAGTTGCCGATGGCGCCTCGTCCGTAATCCTCGACCAGGTCGCCAATGGGGTCGCCGTGCGCATGGCGGTGCTCTACCTGCTGGCCGGGGGCGGCGAAGCCGAGGCGGCCCGGGCCGATTGACACACCCTTCGTCCCACCCGTACGATGGTGACTTGGCTTCTGTCGTAGTCTGGTTGCAGTCATGATCCGGTGGTTTCGCTCGCGCGTGGGCACCCTGCTCCACGCTGTACGGCATTTGGCTCCCGTTCGCCGCGTCGCAACCGCACAGTTGCCGACCGAGTTTGGTGAGTTCACGATCCACGTCTTCGAGAACGGGCTGGGCGGTGGCACGCACGTCGCCATGGTGCGCGGCGAGTTGGGCGACGGCGAGAACGTGCTGGCCCGCGTCCATTCCTCGTGCCTGACCGGCGACATCTTCCACTCGGCGCGGTGCGACTGCGGCGAGCAGTTGCACGCGGCGCTCCAGCGGATCTCGGACGAGGGCCGCGGCGTGCTGCTGTATCTCAACCAGGAAGGCCGCGGCATTGGCCTGGCGAACAAGATTCGCGCCTACGCCCTGCAGGAGGCCGGCTGCGACACGGTTGAAGCCAACGCCCGCCTCGGCTTCCCGGCCGACCTGCGCGACTACCGCGCGGCCATTCGCATGCTGCAGGACCTCGGCGTGCGCTCGACCCGGCTGATGAGCAACAACCCGCGCAAGCTGGCCGGCATCACCGGCGAGGGCCTGTCGGTGAGCGAGCGCCTGCCGATCGAGATCCTGGCCAACGCCGCGAACGAACGCTACCTGAAGACCAAGAAAGACAAGCTCGGTCACCTGCTCTCGTCGGTGTAGCCGGTGTTCGCCGCCGCCGCCCTGCTGCTGCTGAACGCGTCGCTCACGTTCGGCAACGTGTGGCCCACCCCGAAAATTCGTTGGGAGAATGCGTTGTCGGTGGAGCTCGCCGTGTGCGTACTGCTGCTGGCCGTCGCGCACCAACGGGCCGAGCGTCTGGCCCGGCGGGTGCTGCCGGTGCTGTGGGTGCTGCTGGTCGCAGGTCATTACCTC
This portion of the Acidobacteriota bacterium genome encodes:
- a CDS encoding helix-turn-helix domain-containing protein yields the protein MGDLRIGDLAERTGTSVPTIRYYEAIGLLRRAARQASGQRVYRREDVDRLTFIRRCRDFDFSIEQVRTLVSITQDPNRSCMAARDMAAEHLTAVRAKMRELKALERSLISFVDSCDASCAGGPGPDCIILEDLAKARGGNGRAARADRSTQ
- a CDS encoding alkaline phosphatase family protein; this translates as MRYLRMLSNSVIAGGVASGYLTALVLQLNPSVSLVPGTLLPLALVLGVAYGANLTVAFYALIVLRQILAVEVLSPGWLSVRLLSWLCTMAAGTGAALMWMNLRSFGPVLDPITANRMGIGAGIVSAAGVVFLGIALAHLGRRGGRTSAALLSVTMLLSVVLPIVARGPARPTPLPARPTTAVAQPEASRAQANVTLLMFDGATLDMISPAVAAGRLPNIGRIFDQGAVLHLATLRPTQAEPVWSAIATGRYPMYNGVRSAEVYRVFGGPPIQLLPDYCFAQALVSFGFLAAEPLTASDLTARPIWSILSDHGVRVGVIGWPLTQPAPQVDGFVVSESFHRLSETEMAFEGASAVWPPELLADVRVALQTPAEPDPVALVANMGAPQPVNDYDARRDPTPVVGDRVHLQLLTALRGSAPRFLAARFPGIDAVGHFFLRYADPSAFGDVSEDERQRFGRVLDQYYGFMDTLVGRELDRLGPDGLLLVVSAFGMEPLTPSKRVLEMILGNPRISGTHERAPDGFVLAFGQPIAAGRPPRASVVDLAPTLLYFLGLPVGRDMEGFARIDLFTPDFTSDKPVTYIPTYGR
- the corA gene encoding magnesium/cobalt transporter CorA: MLVNCVAYHRGQKLADISLGEVRTHLDRADCFVWVALKDPQPGELASLQDEFDLHELAIEDAQKGHQRPKVEEYGSSLFVVLHLVEPAGDELLTGEVAIFVGPQYIISVRSDAQVGFAEVRRRCELEPELLQHGPAYVLYALMDTVVDRYFPVLDALSEEIEGIEQRIFAGQTTRAQIEELYSLKRKLLTLDHATVPLLEVAAKLHGGRVPPICNGLQEYFRDVYDHLMRLKQSIDSLRDMVTTAISVNLSLIALQESEVTKRLAAYAALVAVPTMVAGVYGMNFANMPELQWAYGYPAAVAAMVLIDVYLVYRFKKAGWM
- a CDS encoding amidase translates to MTGDALCFTSARELAGLIRSRQVSAREVMSAFLGQIRRFNPSLNAIVASLDEDSCLALADRADRELASGQAVGALHGLPIAFKDLESVVGFPFTKGSPIFKDVMPSEDSVIVERLRRAGTIPIGKTNVPEFGMGSHTYNKVYGTTYNPYDRTKSAGGSSGGAGAALAAGMLPLADGSDLGGSLRNPANFNNIVALRPTVGLVPVAPAALPLVGVSVKGPMARSVADAAFMLSVIAGEDGRDPQSYPSNLQDFTPPLDRDWRGVRVAWSPDLGGLPLDRRVRAVLESQRSTFEDLGCIVEEATPDFSDVDEIFLTLRSWANWNTNGALLAEHRAVMKPEAIWDIEAGAKLSGADVAQAIIKHGALLERMRVFQEKYPFLVCAVNQVPPFDAHLDWPKSIEGVAMDNYVAWMKSAYWISTTCRPAISVPAGFTPEGLPVGIQIVGRHRDDLGVLRLGHAFEQATGVGRRRPDGA
- the pyrR gene encoding bifunctional pyr operon transcriptional regulator/uracil phosphoribosyltransferase PyrR, whose amino-acid sequence is MPVVMDAERISRALTRIAHEIIEHNRGLANIALVGVRSRGVPIAHRIAHDILQITTEEIAVGALDITLYRDDLMGASVGLAPMVRKTEIPFSIDGRTIVLVDDVLYTGRTTRAALDALTDFGRPKSIQLVVLVDRGHRELPIKADYVGKNVPTSRTESVQVHLRELDGVDEVLLEGKA
- a CDS encoding aspartate carbamoyltransferase catalytic subunit; the encoded protein is MLTALKQKHLLGIADLSPEEIVLILDTTEAMKEVGQRTIKKVPTLRGRTVINLFFEPSTRTRTSFEIAEKRLSADTLNVAIASSSVVKGETLVDTAMNLEAMAPSMIVLRHASSGACHLLSRICKAAIVNAGDGMHEHPTQALLDAFTIRERKGKLAGLKIAIVGDLLHSRVLRSNVLLLTKLGADVWVCAPATLIPPGLAQMGVTVTTRVDEAVEGADVIMMLRIQLERMQGAYFPSQREYFRTFGMTEARVARAKTDVIIMHPGPINRGVEIASEVADGASSVILDQVANGVAVRMAVLYLLAGGGEAEAARAD